From the genome of Candidatus Alcyoniella australis:
CCGGCCTCCTGCAGGAAGTAATCCTCGAGGAAGCGCGAATCTTTGCCTGTTTCCGTGATGTTGGGGAACACGTAGAACGCGCCGCGCGGTCTGCGGCAGCTCACGCCCGGCAGGTCGTTCAGCCCATCGACGATCACGTCGCGCCGACGTTTGAACTCGGCGACCATTGTGTGTACATCGTCCTGGGGACCGGAAATCGCTGCAATACAGGCACGTTGCACCGCCGTGTTGGTGCACGAGTTGGAGTTGGTTTGCAGCCGCGCCACCCCGGCCGCCAGCTCGTGGGGCATGATCCCGTAGCCCACGCGCCAGCCGGTCATGGCGTAGGTCTTTGAAAATCCATCAAGAATTATCGTGCGCTCCAGCATGCCGTCAATGGCGGTCAAGGTCTCGAACTTGCCCTCATAGAGGATGTTGAGGTAGACCTCGTCGCTTAAAACCCAGAGATCATGCTGCTTTGCCAGATCCGCCACCCGCCGCACATCTTCGGCGGTCAGCACGCCGCCCGTGGGGTTCTGCGGCGAATTAAGTATTAAAAGCTTGGTCTTAGGCGTTATCAGCGCGGCCAGCTCGTCCACGTCGAACACGAAATCGAGCTCCTCGCGCAGCCTGATCGGCACGGGCTTGGCCCCGACAAAGTTGATCACCGACTCGTAAATCGGGAACCCCGGATTAGGGTAAATCACCTCGTCACCCTCGTTGACCAGGGCCATAATAGTGAAAAACATTATGGGCTTGGCACCCGGTGTGACCACCACCATATCGGAATCAAGCTCGATCCCACGCCGCTTGCCCGCGTCGTGGGCGATCGCCTTGCGCAGGTCCGGAAGGCCCGCGGACGGGCTGTAATGCGTGTACCCGCTGTCCAGCGCCTGCTTCATCGCCTCGATGATGTGACGCGGAGTGTCAAAGTCCGGCTCGCCGATCTCGAGCTCGATCACAGAGCGGCCCTGGGCCTGCAATGCGCGGGCTTTGGCCAAAACCTCGAACGCCGTCTCAGTCCCCAGCCGTGACATCCTATCTGCGAACTTCACGTCATCACTCCTTTTTTAGGACGATGCCTGTTCTATGTATCGCGCGTAATCGAGGATCGCCGCGAGCATCGACTGCGAGTCGAGGCCGCCCTCCTCCAGCACTTTCTCGGCCTTGCCGCTGCCCAAATAGCGCCCGCCCTTGAACGGATGCAGCGTGCGTTTCCGCCCCTCGAACGAGCTGATCCAGCGGTAGATCGTGGGTAGGGTAAACCCCGTAATTCCCATGGCTTCACGCGCGCGCGCCTCGGGGAAGATCGCCTGCTGCTCATCCGACGGCAACAGGTCGAACAGCTCGGAGCTGGCAACGTAATACACGTTGAGGTTGATCCCCTGTTTGCGCAGCTCGGGCAGTACGTCAAAGGTGAAATTGATCCCAACTTCGCTGCCTTGGAGCACCAGCGTACCGTGGTAGGGTTTGACATCCGGGTCGCCCGCCACCAGTTTGTAGAGCCCCTTGATCGCGGCGGATGCGGGCGCCACGCCCAAGACCGCGCGGTCGGGCACGATCTCGTTGGGACGCGTGACAAACGGGCAGAGCACTGCCGGACGCGCGCTGATTCCGGCCATCAGCAGCGGCCAGACCTCCTGTGGTTCCCAGGGGGTAAGCGTGATCAGGATCCCGCGCGGGAAGTTCTCCTGAAGCAGCTGTAAACACTGGGGATCGGCGTGGGTCGGGCCGTCCTCGCCGGTCTTGATACCCGCGTGGGCGTTGACCATGATGAACGTGCGGAACGGGTCGCCCGTCAGGTCGTGCATGTTCTGTTGGCCGATGCCGTGCAGCCGCGCAATGATGTGCTCCAGCGCCGCGATGAACGCGCCGTAGGACGATGTGCAGCCGATGTGCCGGCCGAAGCTCGAGACCCCGGCCATCAGCCCGCCCATGGCGTCCTCGCAGATCCCGCCCACTGCCACCAGGCGGCCAGTTGGATTGGTTGCCGCGTTGTAAAATCCCTCGGACAGGCCCTTGGCCGCCTTGGAGATCGATGTCGAGTCGGCCAGATCCGCAGCGCAAGCCAGCAAAGCGCCGCCGGTTGCGAGGTTGAGCTGATTGAGAGCATCGCCCAGGGCGCCGCGCAGGGTGGCCTTGGAACCGGGCTCGAGCACCAGTTTGTCGGGCACCTGATCGGCCCGCAGCTCGCCTGAATACAGCGCCTCAAGCTTGGGAGCGCCCTGCCGCGGGGCGCGCGCGAGCCCTGCCAGACGCTCCTTGGATAGGCCCAGGCGCTGCACTGCAAAGCTTGCGGCCGCGCCCTCCTGCTCCAGGGCCTCGCGCATGGCGATCAGCGTTTCAAAGAAAATCTGCTCGATCGACTCGTTGGACCCGCAGTCGGTGGGCCTGGGGAAGCGCTTGCCAAAGCGTTGTTCAAACGGTTCTGCAACGTATTTAAAGTAGTTCTCAGAGCAGAACCCGTGCCCCGCGCCGTGTGACTTGCGGCCCTCAATGCCGTAGTGCCAGCCCTTGATCGTGCGATAGACGATCGCCGTGGGCTGATCGGAAATCCCGGCCTTGGCCAGGACCTGCGCAGCCAGCACCTGACGCAGGTCAAAGCCGTCCTCAACCTCGATCACGTTCCAGTCGTGGGTGTAGCACAGCTCAGTGGGATTCCACTGCACGTAGTCGCCGGGCTGGCCCTGGTCGGCGCACACGCGGTTGGAATCGATGGACGCTTGGTTCCAATCCACGTGCAGCACAATGTTGCGCAGATTGGCCGTGGCAGCGGCTGCCAGCGCCTCGTGCACGCGGCCCGGGGTCATGCCGCCCTCGCCCTCGAGCACGTTGACCTGCGGCGCGGCGTCGCCGAAATAATCCAGAGCAGCCAACGCCAGGCCGAACGCCGCGGGCACGCCTACGCCCGATGCGCCGGTGGCCAGCGAAACAAAGGGCATGGCCGGCGTCGGATGGCCATCCAGAGGTTTGCAGTTGAACTTTTTAAACAGCGGCGTTTCCTGAGTGCGGTTGCGCCGAAAACCAAGCAGATCCTCCCAGCGCAGCTGCATTCGCTCCTGGGCCAGCAGCTGCGGCGCGCCGATTCTGATCAGCTCGTTGCGCAGCGCCCACATCGCGTAGAGCCCCAGCGCCTTGTGCCCGGCCGCGTAGACCAGCATGTCCGCCGCCTCTTCTCTTGGCTGCGAGAAGTCGTAGTCCATGGTGCCGTAGAACAGCGATGACACGATCCGACCCGACGAGATGCTGCCGCCCGGATGGCCCGAGGTCGGCGCGCAGTTGTAGAGCACGCCGCACAGTGTGCGGTAGACAAAGTCGATGGTCTCCAGGGCCGCTAGCCCCTGGTCTTCCAGCGGCAGCTCGATGTGCTCGAGCACGTCTTTGATCCGAAACAGCCTAGCGCGTCGAGGTCCAAAGACATCGGTCCGGGCAAGACGCACGATCTTGTCGGGTAATGCTGTCATTGCTGTGCCCTCCAGCCTTGGGCGCAAAAGTGGGATTAGCTTGTATCTATAATTTATGATTCCCGCGAAGCTTCGTCAAGGCTCGTCTTACGCGGCCCGATTGCCGGAGAATCGCCCTTCGCATCTGTGGCTTGGTTGCGCGTATCAGCCTACGCGCATGCCCCAAGGTGAGCTGCATCGTATGTGCTAAAAACAGCACTTAATCATCTGGTTGTGGAATTATCATGTTCGAGCGACGCCTGGCACGGCCCTTGCGTTGTGTTAGGTTCGGCTCCGAGGAGCAACATGGATGTCGTTAAACGCAAACACAGGACACACAGGGCCGCGTTTCTTCATTTCGATCCTCCTTTCTCCAGCGGCGGCAGCGTCGAAGTCGTCGTCAACGCTGCCGCCGCTAAACTCTTTTTCGGATTGGAAAGACCAACTTGATTTTTCCCTTACCGAGCCCTATGATTTTGCAAATTTTGGAGTCTTTTACCGAATATACTCGCTCTGGACGGTTCGACGTTCCGGGGCGCCCAATCGAGGAGCATACATGATGGGCATCAGGCCTATCTCTATTCTGTTGATCGCCTTGTCAGTCGCCCTGCTGCTGTCGATCCCGGCCCTGGCCCAGGACGAGGACGGCCCGGGTGCGAGCCTGGGTACGACTGCCGACGAGGGGGACGCAACGGCGTCCGGATCGAGCCGCTGCACCGAGTCCGACCAGGTCGACATCTCGTGCACTGACTGCGACATCTCCCAGATCACGCAGATCATCAGCGTTGTTACGGGCACCCACTTTCTGCTGGACAAAAAGGTCACAGGCAAATACACGATCCTCTCGCCCTCTTGCGTGAGTGCGGAGGACGCCTACCAGATCTTCCTCTCGGTGCTCGAGATCAACGGCTTCACTACTGTCAAGATGGGCGCCGTGA
Proteins encoded in this window:
- a CDS encoding pyridoxal phosphate-dependent aminotransferase gives rise to the protein MKFADRMSRLGTETAFEVLAKARALQAQGRSVIELEIGEPDFDTPRHIIEAMKQALDSGYTHYSPSAGLPDLRKAIAHDAGKRRGIELDSDMVVVTPGAKPIMFFTIMALVNEGDEVIYPNPGFPIYESVINFVGAKPVPIRLREELDFVFDVDELAALITPKTKLLILNSPQNPTGGVLTAEDVRRVADLAKQHDLWVLSDEVYLNILYEGKFETLTAIDGMLERTIILDGFSKTYAMTGWRVGYGIMPHELAAGVARLQTNSNSCTNTAVQRACIAAISGPQDDVHTMVAEFKRRRDVIVDGLNDLPGVSCRRPRGAFYVFPNITETGKDSRFLEDYFLQEAGVATLSGTSFGKFGEGYLRLSYAASIQNIEEALRRMRAALEKL